atgtAAATGTGTTTCTTTGCAGAAACAAGTTGTTCCCTGAGTCAGTCATCAGAAACATTATGTATCAAATATTACAAGGCCTAGCTTTTATCCATAAGCACGGTAGGTTTCTTTGCAGAATTTAATTGTGCAGTCCTCTTTTGGGAAAGAAGATAATGCACAGTAATCCTAGGAAAAACTTTATGGCTGGGGTTACAGGTTAAACAGATTGTATTATAGTATTATAGAAAGTACATTGCCCTACGTGGTCTCAAAAATATGCTGCCGTCTTAAAAATCCATCTACATGTTTAAATGATATTTGGTTCTTCTGTAATTGGAAGCTCTTTTCTGAAAGCATCAATAATCACTTTATTTAGAGCCTGCTTATTATGCTTTCAGACCTAGATCAAAGTGATTTTGATTCTGAAGAAATTTGCATGCTGCTCTATAGATATAGTACATTTCTTATTTTTCTCAAGAGGGGATGTTTGGGGGCAATTGATACTTTGCAGATTGCACTTTTGTCTATGAAACTAATGATATCAAAGTAGTGCTATATCTACAAAAATGTTGAGATAATTTGTTCATTAAAATACAAACTGAGCTTGTGTATTGTGAGAAATCTAGCAAGTATGAGCAGTTGCAGCTCACCTGAAGAAGTTGTGGGTGCACTGCATCTTTCAAAACATTAGCAAAATATtccactctaagggtgtgtctagactacagagttttgtcgacaaaagtggacttttgtcgacaaaactatacctgcgtctacactactgctgagttctgttgacataacgtcgacagaactcagcagttttgtcgacgctggtaaacctcattttacgaggcataatgccttttgtcgacagagttatgtcaacagaaggtgttcttgcatctagggttgtgtctagactacagggttttgttgacaaagcagcttgctttgtcgacagaactggatgtagtgtagacgcgctttgtcgacagtatctgtcgacaaaacgtctgtcgacaaaagcctgtagtctagacgtaccctaatttatTCTGGTAAGCAATGCATCTTGTAAGCTGCAGTCAAATACTGGTATCAAGCTCCTTTATATTACAAAGTATCTTCCTATTTTACTGTTCATTTGATCTGTTCTACTTTTTTTCCACCTTCATCACTTTTTCTGCAACCTGACAGAGAAAATAAGATGTCCACTGATAATGAAATAAGGAACATGGTGTTCCCAGTGTTCTCTAGCTTAACCTTTGTACAGAAGTGTGGTAAGGCTCTTGGATACAGTACTTGACAAAAAAGAACCACTAATGTTTTTACTAATTTTgtaagtcagtggttctcaagctaTTGTACTGGTGACGCCTTTCACAGAACAAGCCTCTGAGTGtgacccttcctcctccccccatgaatTAAAAACAGGGCATTTTTATACATTTAACACTTTTATAAATGCTAAAGGCAAAGTGGACCTTGGGGTGGAAGTTGACATCTCGTGACCCCTCTCTACCAGTAACCTTGTGATGCTCTTGTGACCTCCCAGTTTGAGAATCCTTGTTGAAGGTGATCTATAAAGTGTTGtttcatgtcttttttttttatttatgatcATAGATGATTCTTTGATCATCAGCAAactttctttttatatatataaaataaatgagTGAATTACATGTAAAGAACTTATGAAaagtcttagggtacatctatactagccccctagatcgatctaggaaggctaatgaggtgactgaaattgcaaatcaagcctgggatttaaatatcctgtgcttgatttgcatgttcccggccggtcgccattttagaaattgactagcccgaagtaactgaccacgtctacacacagcagtgaaacgggattccgatttaaagcccctaaattgaattagctggtaaacctcattgcaggtggaataccagctaattcgagttagggctttaaatcggaatcccgtttcactgcctcgtgtagacacgggcaggtacttcgggctagtcaatttctaaaatggcaaccggccgggaacatgcaaatcaagcatggatgtttaaatcccgggcttgatttgcaatttcagtcaccctcattagcctccctagatggatctagggggctagtgtagacatacattaaCATCCGAATAAAGAAATAGGGGTATTATTCTAGTCTTAGCTATTTGGGCACAGAAAGATGATGGAAATTTATAAAATAACCTTTAATCTTCCTAATTAGCTGAGTCTTTCTGATTTTAGATTTTCAGTACATAGGAAACCAATGACTTTTCATAAATATTGAATTGCAGTATTGCTTAGTGGTGTCATGAGATTTATAGCAACTAACAGTAAATTAAACTGCAGGAATGGTTAGACTATGTAGTGGGATAAACTATGCTTATACACAGATGAATTTAAAAACATGGATACCTAAATAGAACTTCCAAATCCTGTATATTAATGCTAAGATTAGAATTTAGGAGTATGAAACAGACTCTGGTATGTGtaatttttaatacaaatatccAAAAGCAGAATTTGGATGTCCTGTTAAAAGCCTATGTCTGCAAACTGATTAAGTAACTCTAACTTCTGTAAGAAATGCTAACTGAAGAATATTGCCAGAGACTGGTTTTTTTATTGGCATGTAAGAGAAAAAACAAGCTAGTTCATGCAAAAATGGGCTCTGTTTCTAAAATTAGTTTATTTACAATTATTAAACAGAACAAATTTCCATTAACTATCATTGCTCAGATAAGCAAACCATAACCATTCAAAATTAAGAAGCAATTTCCTGGAAATTGTTACATACTTTTGTTAGAGTTTTAAACCCAGGTATTTGTGCTTATTAATTTAATTGTATTTATTGTTCAATTATGGGAAAACTTTCCTTCCTTTCTAATACTTATTTTGCAAGAGTGTGAATGAAAGAAAAGTTCATGGTCCCCAGAGAATTCCAAAGTGAATTTTATATTACTAAGCCAAAACTTCTTGCTGAACAAAGGTTGGCacaatttgtttttttctgtgtatACTCATAGGTTTTTTCCATCGGGATATGAAGCCTGAAAACCTTCTCTGTATGGGTCCAGAGCTTGTGAAAATAGCTGATTTTGGGTTGGCTAGAGAACTAAGATCTCAGCCACCATACACAGATTATGTTTCTACCAGATGGTAAGTGATATGTACAGTAAATATATTACTTTAATTTAAGCTTTCTTTGTACCTCCacctctgaatttggcccattatttCATATAGGTACCGTGCACCTGAAGTTTTGTTAAGGTCTTCTGTTTATAGCTCTCCTATTGATATATGGGCTGTTGGTAGCATAATGGCTGAACTTTACACGCTGAGACCTCTTTTCCCAGGGACAAGTGAAGTAGATGAAATCTTCAAAATTTGCCAAGTATTAGGCACTCCAAAGAAGGTAAGGCCAACTATAAAGTTATAGTATTAAAAATTATGAGAATAAGTGAATAAATCACATCAGTCACTATCTTGCTTTTAATAGATGAATATAAACATTTACATTATAGTAATTGCTTGTGTAGTTTGATGCTTTGTAAATTGTTCCTCTTTGTTCTTATtgatatataaaataatattgGTGTTTTTATTAACACCCTTTATatgatgtttgattttttttaaaatcccttaCTCTCTATCATGTTGAAAGCCAGATAAAttatatgttttttttaaaagaggttgTGCATGTGGCTTTAAGAATATTTGCTTACACTTTATATTTTATTGTAACATGTTCAAATTACTATTCTCGAATTATTATGATGTCTTAATTAGAGCATTGTGAGGGGGAAATGGAATATGAACTACTGTATTAAGGTGGAAACCTTCTGTTTTCATATAAAAGATGTTTAGCCATGGCATCAAGAGGATACATTTAGACAATCTATTAGTATTATACAGAATTACTTTCAATTATTTTAGGCACATGATACAATTTAAagatgaagttttaaaaaaaatgttgactgAATAGTGCTTACAGAAATATGCACATGAGTATTTGCAtttgtgcacacaacaaaattgcTTAAACAAGATATCTGTGCAGGCAACTATTCAGCTATGCAAACATAATTGCTGCAGGCACGAATCAGATttagttctttttaaaacaaaaattataaatGTTTGATTCTGTAATGAGTTATAAAAGAACTATACAGgtacactctaagggtatgtctagactacatgcctctgccgacagaggtaaaataggctacctgacatagtcaatgaagcagggatttaaatatccccggcttcattcaaataaaaatggctgactcactgtgccggctcagctgatcatcagcacagcgtgtgggtcaagacgcagatcggttgacaagggaagcctttgtcgaccgctcccttatgccttgtgaaaccctGGAGCCCACAATTTTCTAGGTGCTGTCCCTGTTTTAATAAAGAAGTTGTCAACAGTAATAGAGGAATGAGGGAGAGGAGAATGTTTGGATAGACATATTAGATGCTTGCCTATTAATATATGGAGACTGGGACATTTGGTAGCCCATGGTGTGGCGGATGTAAGTGTACCCAAGAGACTGAATGAGAAGTATTAGGTGTAACAGACAGTTTCTGTTGAAATTGCTCATTAAAAACGCTGTGTATTACATAGTAAGTACTCCAGGATTTTagtctttataaaaaaaatttttATTAATGGCAAGTGAGTGAGGGGAGCAAGCAACAGAGGAGAAGGGATGGAGTGAACGGGGGAGTGGCCTTGGAGAAAGAGTGGGGTAATGGACTGGTATTGGGGAAGGAGTGGGACATGGCAATGGTGTTCAGTTTTCTGCaatcagaaagttggcaacctttcTGGCAGACAGTCTCTTGAGTGTAATTACCAGCCTGCTTGCTTTAGAGCAGATGCTAGGCTGTTCTGAAGTGCTTTGGGACTGGGGTCATTGTAAAGCCAGCCCCAGGATCAGGAAGCTGTAATTGGTTCCTCTGTGGCTCTTTCCTCTGCTGGGCAGAGAGAATCTGGCCCTTCATCTGCCTATGACAATACCAAGTGCAGTTCTTATGGGAAACCTATGATTTCCTGTAACCTTAAATTTGCTTTTCGTTTAGCAACTTACCACAATAACAGGCATATCAACTGACACATTGACGTACTGTGCTTCTTTATGCAGATACACAAAGTTATGTTAATGGATTAATTATGCCTGCAGACAGGTTTCACAACTACatgcagtccctgacttacgcacttacgaacggggctttctcgccccggagctcgcaggcagcggtcctgccacctcgacctctggggcgaaaaaagctgctcccggtgcccctggtctgctggggaccgtctccagcagaccaggggcactgggagcaaagccgcagcagcggcgggttcccgcgcttctgaggctttgctctggcaaagcctcagaggtgcgggaccgcgccgtggctgcggctttgctcctggtgtctctggtctgctggagacggtccccagcagaccagggacaccgggagcaaagtcgCAGCGGTGGCAGGgtcccgctgccgctgcggctttgctccccgtgtccctggtctgctggggggggggggggcgcagctagtttccccccccccccccccagcagaccaggcttttgttgtggacctggggcagagcagctggggtgctgctggttagtcccgcagcgccgctctgggcactactggaccaacccggcagcaccccagctgctctgccccaggcgtcctgattcagctgctgctggtcactttcttggggggagggggattgatgGGGGGAGTTGGGAGGGGGGTTGGGTCACCTTGCCTCCCACCTGGAATTTCTTCGCTCCCCCCAATTTGGGAACCTATGTACCTTTGCAGGCCCTATGCATGCTCTCCACAGGATTAACGACTCCAGCTTTCACCACTTAGGCTTTCGACCTCTCTCTTCAGCACACATGTTGTAGaattctgttttaatttgtttccaaATGATGTAGTCTCTGTCATCTTGATTTTCATTAACAGAGTGATTGGCCAGAAGGGTACCAGCTTGCATCTGCCATGAATTTCCGCTTCCCTCAGTGTATCCCTATACACCTCAAAACTCTCATTCCAAATGCCAGCAATGAGGCAATACAGCTTATGACTGATATGCTCAACTGGGATCCAAAGAAACGACCTACAGCAAGTCAGGTATGACTGCCTAAGTGATAGATTCGTTATAAGGCCAAAAACAATTTATATAACAATTTAGATTAAAAATTTACACATGCTAGCTTATCATAGCACTGTAGGAAAGAAAAAACCATCCTCCTATTTTGTAGCTATAGGTGGAAATAAGACCAGAAGGAAGCCAAAATGTTCAAAGTTAGGCAGTTTGATCGTTCATCTGTTGTCAAATTATGATTTCTATTCTCTCTGTAATTTGGTCTTGTATATGCTGTCTGTGCAGACCTATATCAGAGCCACCGTTTACCACAATTGACTTGAATAAATGCAATCAGCAAGTGAAACCATGTGAATTAATCAATGTGGTCTAATGGACAGAGCACTGACCTGAGATTCAGAGGACCTGGGTTGTTTTCCTTGTAcctgacctgctgtgtgaccttgagcaaatcatttATCTCTGCTTCATTTTCTCAATTTATAAAAGGGGATATTAATACAACCTTCCTTTGTGAAGTATTTTGAGATTCATGGGTGAAAAGTGCAACATAAGAgctaaatatttttattgtaaGGTGATACTTAGTAACCAATCAGGAACAAAACGTGTGGGGACTTAAATAATGGCATGTCACATCTTTTTATATAATGGTTAATAAACCTCCAAAATATGTGTAATGCCAAGTACAAAAAGTGTCTAAATTGGATACCTTTTTATGGGTATCCAAATAATACAAGTACACTTAAAGGATGCAAAGGAGGATTACAGTAGGGAATGTAACAGAAAAAGGGAATATTGAAGGACAAGATGAAAATCCAACTAATCACATGTAGATATAATGCAGATAACTCAAATGTGACTAAATTGATGGTGCAAAATTAAAGCAATTCCCTCTCTCCACTTGAGAGAGCATTAGTATTACATAGTCACCTCTAGAACTATAGATCTCACACAAAGAATAACAGAGAGTTCTGTAAAAAGGAACAATTGGTTTAGCCTAAACTGCCTTGTCAAGAAGTACATTGTAGTGCATAAAGGAGATGTTAGTGTGTGCTCAAGAAAACATGCTCTAAGGTGTtaaggagtaaggatgttaaggactagtcgactgtctgataagcaaatgcttatcggatagtcaagtcAACTAATCAAttcttcccctttgctgcctctgtccgCCATCTACCCCTGTGCAAACTGCTCCTAGCTGGGGGTTGAGATAAAATCATTTTCTTATATAAATAAAACTTGATACAATTTTACTGTCCAGGAGAGTGTTGTACAGTACAAGACACACTTTTCTGCGTGGAAAATCTATGACTGGGGTGTGTGTTAGGTTACCGTGTAACATAATCAAGGATGGTGCAAGACAGAGCATAACCCAGTTGTGACTTGCAGACTACAGTGATACATAGACACTcagggtagttcgaactagcggggtaatgtaggcataccgcacttgcaagtgaagcccgggagttgaatttcccgggcttcatttgcataagcggggagccaccatttttaaaaccccgctggttcgaaccccgtgcagcgcggctacacggggcacgaactaggtagttcgaactaggcttcctagttcaaactaccgttactcctcgttcgaactacctagttcgaactacctagttcgtgccccatgtagccgcgctgcacggggttcaaaccagcggggttttaaaaatggcggctccccgcttatgcaaatgaagctcgggaaattcaaatcccgggcttcatttgcaagtgcggtatgcctatattaccctcctagttcgaactaggagggtagtgtagacataccctcagggtggtTTGCATGCTGTAAGTCTGTTTAGGAATGGGCCAGATGAGAGCTACTTCAGCAAGGCATTGTAAGGCATCCAAGGTTTCAGAAGGCAAATTACATAGCTGCTCATTAGTCTGGACTGTACCATGTAATCTCTTCTCCTACTCTTGCTTTTTTGCACTGCTCTGGGCACCAGCTTTCTGCCTTCCACCCCAGAGTAGGATGTGAAGGACTCCCTTCTTGCTTCTTCTATCcaatggaggcagcaaggaggagaaaGTAGAGGGGGAACTTCAAAGTTGCAGCGCCACTTGAAGCTTGAGGCCACACtcctgtgtccacacagcactgccactttgaaaagctgcatgcagcctgggggtaggtgggtgctggcatctgtgtagtcaggtggagtggggggggatttatttggggtttccCTGACTCACTTCAGATGggagaatgagggtgtgtctacgcgGCAAAGTTATTTCGTAATacctttcctagcgtctacacagccaaactgctattttgaaataaatttgaaatagcggagcgcttatttcgaatttggtaaacctcattctatgaggaataacgccaaattcgaaatagctaatttgaaataagtgctgtgtagatgcttatttcgaaatagggggccttcagcccttcccagtgtgccctggtggccactgtgggccaaaccaggaaaactcctctcctctcccccagccccagagcctttaaaggggtagactctggccacagtacctgtgccggccacagtgcctgtgccagctccaggcctgccagcagtcgctgcccctgacccagtggccccaccatgagccaggcagccagtgccagccagccctccactgctccccgggcCTAGTctctcagctcccaggagcctgccggggtcagagaaggcgggcaccttcctgttccagtgcagagatcgtggacctgcttgaggtttggggggatgtctCCAATGTtgatgatctccgcactagatggaggaatgtggccatctacagatggatggctgactgcctggctaccaaaggccacatgcgtacccaggagcaggtgtgcatgaaactTAAGGAGCTGCGTCAGGCCTATGTCAGGGCCACgcagggcagctcccaaacaggggcagacacctgcacctattttgacgccctggacccccatcctggggggcaggatggtccgtgtCCCCCCACCCAGGGGGTCATCgatcctggagcagagggccctgaccaggacaGGGAGGAGGAGCCACAGGAGCCCAGACGGAGCATGCCACGCAGCCGGGACCCCCGAgccgtcccagcagacccgtcaccagtgtcatccggggaggcaacaacatgtgagtgccatcactgtcccattattgggggggcagagagggagaccagggactgaatgcatgggccttgcttaccacagatcaCGCAGAAACCTATGCATGTGcgagcatgtgctgtgccacccctgggcatgtggccccagctggctgccacacaggggccttggcctgttagtcACACGTGTGCTCCTaaccccagggtgggacacagcaggatgccctccctccacgaGGCCATTCTACAGAGAGGCAGGGgatgtcttcccccccccccacctcacccacactatacacagcgcaggggcatgggtgtggtctcagggcagctctcactcccggggatagcaggacattccaaacatggcctctgtgcaagcacatcggctctgatggtgtaGGGAATAgtcatcctcgccttgcagagcaTGGCTGGGCTTCACCACAGTGCCCCCAGGgacaactgaccacttctcttgtttctccacagcctcaCCAGCTGCGCATGCAGGGCGCACTACCCctcccgggacatgctcccgcacctgagGTCTCCACAGGACCATCCATGCAGTGCAGGGGTACCGACAGCAGCActtgggggcactgcgagccctgtactgcaccctccagaactgggtgcaagaagacctggagttctggcaggagcagcttgcccaggactgtgccatctgccagcacctgcagaccctggtgcagagcgtgctgcctcctgctgcctccccagctaccgcttctcctcccactccttctccccttcccgcttctccctccatcccctcctcacCCCTATCCCCCGGGAACGCCGAGGCCTCCGAAtccacggtgctgggagacagttggcccaccaagacccccacccctgagccctgagcttcccctccccattcttccctttgcttccctcttccagctttccccctcccctctcccaccctctttcttcccctctcctgcctcctttccccagtctcaccagagtttcattctcccctccccccccccaagttttgttaaataaagacagtttgtgtttatgaaaaaacgtgtattttattttacatcaggaagtgggtctgggggtgggtaagtggaaggacgtgagggaggaatgaggcacaagccctcagtggggccaaccagggagactgttagtgttCCTCTgggtgaaagctctcccgcagggcctcctggatactgacaggcccctgatggacctcccggatggagGGGCATACCCTATGTGTtgcaggacatttgcatgattgcatttcaaacaaagtttacacagGTGTTAAGGTAggaaagaaaaagattatttttaacagaatttttctcCAATTGTTATAGATATATAACAAGCTCTTTGAAAcctgcatctgtctacaaaccctgaagccatgtttTAATTTGCGCTAGGGGCTCCTACTTTTTGAGTTGGTGACTCATACAAGGTGGAAGTTTCAAACCTAGAGAATTTTTATCTATTTTTAcaggtctctgtttcacttgCTTTTGTAAAGtattccccagagaaactgtataaacCTGAGTGAATGTCTTTCACTTTCCTTTCCAGtctcagtaaatattgtattaatatttgcaaggagagcatgactatttctaattgactcatagatttgtttcacatcttaaagctgagcaatgtgtggataatatgcattttggtgtgtttactagcttgagttgttataAAGGATGATAATACATGTACTTCAAGGGTAgcgttaattttatttttatttgatttcacatTAAATAAATATCGTAAGGATTGCTCCTTATTAATTatctcttgttttaatatattttctttcacacctatggactatttaaaatacatatttttatgtCCCACTGGAGtctcttattttaaatttgtatatatatttgtaatgTGTTTAAAATTTGCGTAAGCctcctcgaatattttaaatagagaggagggataaaaatatttaaataaataaatctaaggtttttgtttgtactagcggtgcacatccacacactatcTCAgtagcccaaaagaaaattcaacctgcccaaagATAGAAAATGTTTGTGGGAACTCTGGTGCAGGAGAATGTAtgggttgtgggctctggaagggagtttcaATGTAGGAGGGGATTCTGAGCTGGGACGGGGGCTTGGGTGTGTGAGGCAATTTGGGTGCAAAAGAAGGATCATGGCTGGAGTAGAGGGTTGGGATGTGAGAGGGGGTTCGGGTACAGGCTTTGGGCTCCAAGCTGTACTTACTTTGGGTGTCTTCTGGAAGTGACTGTTATGTCCTATGCCCACAGgtgccacccctgcagctcccattagctatggttcctggccaatgggtaCTGCTGAGCCATGCAGAGGTGGCATGCAGAGGTTCCCTGGCTGTCCCTGTGCCTAGTTAGCCACAGGAATATACCAACCACTTCCAGGTGCTGCATAGAGTTaaagcaggcagggaatctgCTTTAGCCCATCTGTGCCACCAGTGGCTTTTTAACAGCCTTGTCTGAAATGTTGACTGAAGCCTCCTGGATCCCTTTTCAACCAGGCATTCTGGTTGAAAACTAGAGGGCTGGTGACCAGTATTCcatgtaagctgtgcgcttgtgtggccattcaggagagattcaaattgtGCCCAGATGTTTAGTAGAGTGCCcacaggttttttgtttctactgatggtacACATTcactgagacagaggcagcaatgcgggcGGAGGGGAACCTACTTGTAACAGAGCTTGTGAACTGATGAGACCAGGGGCAttagttaaccatgtacatgagTACACATGCATACCCCTATGTTCACATTTCCTATTGCAATAGAAAATCCAACTGTTTGCTGGGTTGGTAAGATGGCTCTTAGTGAATATAGGATGTTTCCCCTAAGATTTTTAGGCTATCTGTTAGCATAATTTACAAGCACAGATTCTAATCATATTCCCTCAAAAACACACCCTGTAATACCTCTCAGTCATGTTTCAGCATGCCACCCTGATGCCACACACACGTATTTTACCCTTCCTCACTACAGGATGAGATATCAAGTGTACACCATTCCATGTGCTCCACTTACACATGTAAGCTGATTTTACATTAATCTTGTACCTGCACTGTGGAATTTAAGTGTTACAAAATTGCTTACATCTCTGGTGAAGTTAATGCATTTTAGTCATAGAAGCGCATTAAGtatgttttatatttttcttcagGCGTTGAAACACCCTTATTTTCAAGTTGGCCAAGTTTTAGGACCTTCTGCACACTATTTGGAACAGAAACAATCTGTTACTAAATCCGCTCAGCTAACAGAGCCAAAGCCAAATCTACTCAAAACAGAACCTGTATCAAAACTAGAATCTGTATCCAAGCCTGAATCTCAGTCTTCACCTGATGTACTTGACAAGACTCAGCCACAATTTCCATCAAAGATTAACCACCAACCTCTCCAGCAAATTCAGCTGCCAGAGAACACAACTAACCAACAACTACcccaacagcagcagccacaaccAGTTCTTCCAGACATCAATAAAAACTCATCATCACCAGTAAGTTATCAAAGAATGTTAAGAGTTTATACATGAAATCATTTCTCC
The DNA window shown above is from Pelodiscus sinensis isolate JC-2024 chromosome 2, ASM4963464v1, whole genome shotgun sequence and carries:
- the MAK gene encoding serine/threonine-protein kinase MAK isoform X3, whose translation is MNRYTTMKQLGDGTYGSVLMGKSNESGELVAIKRMKRKFYSWDECMNLREVKSLKKLNHANVIKLKEVIRENDHLYFVFEYMKENLYQLMKDRNKLFPESVIRNIMYQILQGLAFIHKHGFFHRDMKPENLLCMGPELVKIADFGLARELRSQPPYTDYVSTRWYRAPEVLLRSSVYSSPIDIWAVGSIMAELYTLRPLFPGTSEVDEIFKICQVLGTPKKSDWPEGYQLASAMNFRFPQCIPIHLKTLIPNASNEAIQLMTDMLNWDPKKRPTASQALKHPYFQVGQVLGPSAHYLEQKQSVTKSAQLTEPKPNLLKTEPVSKLESVSKPESQSSPDVLDKTQPQFPSKINHQPLQQIQLPENTTNQQLPQQQQPQPVLPDINKNSSSPKHATIGHQNGAVGLKNCRRRWGQTLLKTVDSWDDLEDTEFGISYSKKPSMLQLKEKKTKEFLFSVPEPKALGCIHSGGESKALMRNDSGISNTSAKQYYLRQSRYLPGVNPKNVSLVAASREGSQGIWNNPLFSKPLGPPGGGLSFNRTNAACSNRYSSYPVTNSTSLQTSPCHLPCFLSPLTRVLEELKEKLEDE